The genomic DNA CTTCTAAAAAATAAAATACATCCGATTAAAGCTATCTTATTTTCTTCTTTTTTATTTGGTTTAAGCCATATGAATCCTTGGCAATTTGTAGGAGGTTTTTTCATCGGTAGTTTTATAGGTTATATTTATTATACTACATCTTCTATAATAGATTGTATTTTATTGCATATATTCAATAATACTTTTGCTATATTAACTATGTTTTTTTTCATAAATTATGAAGATTTTTCTGAAAATAGAAATATCCATTTATTTCTAATTTTTATTATTAATTTATTGGTAATGACTACAGGAGGGATATTTCTTTTTAAAAGTAAAAGAAATAAAAAATAGATTTATTCACAGAATAAAAAAAAAACTTTAACAATCATCATCAATATCACCTAATGAAAAAATCTTCTTTAACTATTTTAGGATGCCATTCTTCAATTCCTACAGAAAAATTTCATCCTACAGCTCAAATATTAGAGATGAAAGGATACTTTTTTCTTATTGACTGTGGTGAAGGAACCCAAGTTCAATTAAGAAAAGCAAAAATAAAATTTAATAAAATAGTAAATATATTTATCTCTCACTTACATGGAGATCATTTTTTTGGACTCATTGGATTACTTTCTACTTTTCATTTATTAGGAAGAGAAAAATCAGTAAATATATATGCTCCAAAGGGTTTAAAAGAAATTATTGATGTTCATTTTAAATGGTCCTATACAAAATTAAAGTTTTGTATCTATTACATAGAATTATCGTCTGATAAACTAGAAAAAATAATGGAAACTGAAAAAATAGAAGTTTATACTATTCCATTAAAACATAGAATCTATACTAATGGCTTCCTTTTTAAGGAAAAACCTTGCAATAGAAAATTGAATATGAAGGAAATAAAAAAAATTTCTGATATTGGAATATCAGATTATAGAAATTTACAACTAGGAAAAAATTTTACAACAAAATTTGGAAAAATAATACCTAATAATCAACTTACATTTGATCCCCCAAAAATATTATCTTATGCTTTTTGTTCGGATACCTCTTATTATCTTTCTGTTGTGGAAAAAATAAAATATGTAGATTTATTATATCATGAATCTACTTTTTTAAAAAAAGAAGAAAAAAGAGCTATAAAAACGGGACATTCAACTGCAAGTCAAGCAGCATATATAGCTAAAAATTCAAAAGTGAAAAAATTATTATTAGGTCATTATTCCAATAGATTTCCAAATATTAAAGAATTTGAAGAAGAAGCTAAAGAAATATTCCATAATGTAGAAGCATCTGAAGCTTTGAAAACATATTATTTAGATGGAGAAACCATTATATAATATAGTTTATTCTAAATAATAAATAGAATATAATATCATAACAAAAATAAAACATCATATTTTTTCTTTTCTATCTTTGTTTTTATCCTAAATTTTGATCGTTTTTTTCCAAAAAAAAATAAAGTTTTGGAATTTTTTTAACTCTATATCTAAGTCTTTTAGAAAGTTCTTTTCTGTAAGAAAAAGATTGAGAACGAATTTTTTGAAAAAAAATTTTATCCATAAAAGGATAGATAGATATATATACTTTTATTAAAGTATTAGAAACACTTACTTTTGTTAAAGTAACTAAGAAATTTTTATTTCTATTATACTTCAAAAGTATTTCTGCTATTTCCATGTAAAATATTGAAGACAATTTCTTATTTTTAATAGAATCTTCTCCTATCATTTTCATTAAAAAATTTGTAATCTGAAAAATATTGTTGTAAAATTGTATTTATTATTTACGGTCCCATAGCTCAGTAGGTTAGAGCACCTGACTCATAATCAGGCCGTCGCTGGTTCAAATCCAGCTGGGACCATTTTTTAAAATGACCGGGGAGGGATTCGAACCCACAACTTACAGTTTAGGAAACTGTTGCTCTATCCTATTGAACTACCCAGCCTTTTTTTTATTAATTTTATCTTTTTTTTCAAAAACAGATACTATAGATTTATTTTTCTTTCCTTTTTTAAAAACAACAAATCCATTTTTCATAGAATATAATGTATGATCTTTCCCGATACCGACGTTTTTACCAGGATGATGTTTTGTTCCACGTTGACGAACTATAATATTTCCAGATTTCACATCTTGAAATCCATAAATTTTTATACCTAATCTTCTTCCTTTTGAATCTCTTCCATTTCTAGAACTTCCTGAACCTTTTTTATGAGCCATATTGAATGATATTTTATTTATCCAAAAAAGAAATTACTTTAATTTTTGTAAAAAAATGTCTAAAACCTTTTTTTACTTTATATCCCTTTCTCCTTTTCTTTTTGAAAATAATGATTTTATCTCCTTTTAAATGTTGTAAAATTTCAACTTCTACTTTTATATTTTTCAATATTGGATATCCTATTTTATAGGATCCATTTTTATAAAAGAAAAAAACTTGATCAAAAAATATTTTATCTCCTATTTTTGAAGAAGTAGTAGATAACCTAGGAACATAAACGTATTTATTTTCAATCAATTTAAATTGTATTCCTTTAATATTAACAATAGCGTATATCATAGTAATATTTTTTTTACTTTTAAGAGACTATTAAACAAATAATCTATTTCTTTAAAAGTATTATATACAGAAAAACTAACACGAACCATTCCTTCTACATGGAAAAAATTCATTAATGGCTGAGCACATAAATGCCCTGTACGAACAGCTATACCTAAACGATCTAAGATGCTCCCTACATCAAAACAATGCAATTTACTTAAATTAAAAGATATTATGCCCGATCGTTTTCTGTAATCATTTCCTCCATATAATTTGATTCCATCAATACAACTTAAACGTTGTATAGCATATTTTAATAATTCTTCTTTATAAAATTGGATATTTTTTACTCCTATTTTTTCTACAAAGTCTATAGCGGTTCCCCAAACTATAATTCCTTCTATGTTTGGAGTTCCTGCTTCAAACTTAAAAGGTAAATTAGAGTACGTGGTTTTTTCAAAACTTACATTTTTAATCATTTCACCTCCGGATTGATAAGGTTCAATATTTTCTAATATTTCTTTTTTTCCATATAAAACTCCAATACCAGTTGGTCCATACATTTTATGTGCAGAAAAAGCGTAAAAATCAACATCTAAATCCTGAACATTCAATTCTAAATTAGAAGGGACTTGAGCTCCATCAATTAAAACTAAAGCTCCATATTCATGAGATTTACTAATAATTTTTTTAACAGGATTAATAATACCTAAAACATTGGATATATGGCTAATAGATACAATTTTTGTTCTTTCTGAAATTAAAAATTCAAAATAATCTAATTGTAAAAAACCGTCATTATTAATAGGTATAATTTTTAAATTTGCTTCTTTTTTATCACAAATAATTTGCCATGGAACAATATTAGAATGATGTTCTAAATATGAAATAATTATTTCATCTCCTTTTTTTATCTCAATACTAGAAGCTACTAAATTAATAGATTCAGTTGTTCCTTTTGTAAAAATAATTTCCGAAGAGCTTTTAGCTTGAATAAAATTTTGAATTTTTTTTCTTACATTTTCTACATTGTAAGTAGCCTTTTGACTGAGAAAATGCAAACCTCTATGTATGTTAGCGTTTATTGTTGAATAATAGGATTCAGAAGATTGAATGACCTGTATAGGTTTTTGAGTTGTAGCAGCATTATCTATATAAACTAAAGGATAAGAATATACTTTTTTTTCTAAAATTGGAAATTGACTTCGTATTTTTTGAATTGTTTTTTGTGAAAACATAATTATAAGTGTATACCTAATTTATTTTTCATTTTTTCATAAACTTCCTTCCTTAATTTTAAAATTTTTATAGTTTTTAAAACCTCTTCTAAAAAGGAAAGTAATAATAAAATTTTACTTTCTTTTTCTGAAATACCTCTAGACTGACAATAAAATAAATCTTTTTCATGAAAACTACCAATAGTACAACCATGTGAACATTTAACGTGATCAGAAAAAATTTTTAATTGTGGTTTAGCATACATACAAGCTTCATCAGAAAAAATGATATTATTATTTTTTTGAAAAGCATTAATTTCCTTTGTTAATTCTTTAATTAATATTTTTCCATTAAAAATTCCTTTAGATTGATTCCACAAAATATTTTTGTACAATTGAAAACTATTGGAATTTGAAAATGAGTGTTCTATGAATGTATGATTATCTATCAATTGTTGTCTACCTGATAACAAAGAAATTCCATACAAATAAGAAACAGTTTCTTCTCCATGAGAATAAAAATTAAGATTATTTCTAATAAAATTACCTTGAAAAGAAAAAGTGTAAACCTTACATTTACTTCTCTTTTTCTGTTTGATAAACGTATTTTCAATAAGTGAAACTCCTTCTATTTTATCCTGAATTTTATAATATTCTATTTTACTATTGGGTAATGCATATATTTCACTAACATAATTGCTAAATAATAAATGTTTTTTTAAACATTTATGATGTTCTATTATTTGTATAGAAGAATATTCTCCTACTATCATTAAGATCCTTGGGTTTAACATTATACCTGACATTTTACCTGTATACACATGCAATATTTCTATAGGTTCTCTCAAAAATAGATTATTAGGTATATATATATAAACTCCATTATTTGATAAAATAGTATTTAGTATATTAAAAGTTTCATCAGGATTAGATAATTTTCCATAAAATTTTTTAATAACATCATCTTCCTTTGATTTATTAATATCAGATATTATCATATTTTTTTTTTCGTTTTCATTTTTGAAAATAGAATGATATTTTCCATCAATAAAAACAATAAGAAAAGAATTTTTCATATTAAAAATGAATTTTTCTATTCCCTTTTTTATTTGAAATGATTCTTCTCTATTTTCTTTTTCCTCTTTAGAAAGAATATAATAATCTTGATTTAGGATAGAATCAATATCTGTATTGATCCATTCTTCATCCGTAATAGAAGGAAAACCTTTTTTTCTAAAAATTTCTACAGATTTATACTTTAAATCTGATATATAGGAGGATTTATTCTTAGTTTTTTTATCATAAAATTTTGATAAAAAGGTAATAATTCTATCTTTTAATAACATGGAATAATTAATTCAAAAAATTATTTTCTTGATTTTTAATCCATTCGTATCCTTTTTTTTCTAATTTATCAGATAATTTTTTATCTCCTGATTGAACTATTTTACCATCATATAAAATATGTAAAATATAGTCTGAATATAAATAATCTAATAATCTTTTATAATGAGTAATAATGATCATAGAATTTTTTTCGTTTTTTAAAGTATTAATAGCTTTTGCTACAATACGTAAAGAATCTATATCTAATCCTGAATCAACTTCATCAAAAATAGATAATAAAGGATCAAACATAGCCATTTGAAATATTTCATTTCTTTTTTTTTCACCTCCTGAAAAACCTTCATTTAAAGAACGATAAAAGAAATCTTTTTCAATATTCAAGAGTTCTGCTTTATTTTTCATTCTTAAAAGAATTTCTTTAGAAGACATTTTTTCTAATCCTCTGGCTTTACGAGACGAATCAATAGCTGTTTTTATAAAATTAATAACAGAAATACCAGGAATTTCTACCGGATTTTGAAATGATAAAAAAATTCCCAAATGAGCACGTTTATCAGGAGAAATGTTAATTAAATTTTTATCCTGAAAAAAAATATTTCCATCAGTGATATGATATTCTTTTTTTCCTGCAATGACAGAAGCTAATGTACTTTTTCCGGATCCATTAGGACCCATGATCACATGAATTTCTCCTGGATTAATTTTTAAATTAATCCCTTTAATAATTTTTTTTTCTTTAATAGAAACATGTAAATTTTCTATATTTAACATTTCTAGTTCAGTTTTTTTAAACTTTTTTTATTGATCAAATAATCATCCAACAGAACCTTCCAATGATACTTCCAATAATTTTTGAGCTTCTACTGCAAATTCCATTGGTAATTTTTTCAAAATTTCATTACTAAAACCATGAACAATAAGAGATATAGCTTTTTCAATATCTATTCCTCTTTGATTGCAATAAAAAATTTGATCTTTTCCAATTTTTGAAGTAGTGGCTTCATGTTCTACTTTAGATGTAGAATTATTTACATCAATATATGGAAAAGTATGAGCTCCACATTGATTTCCTATCAACAAGGAATCACATTGAGAAAAATTACGAGATTTTATAGCTTTATCAGTAATCTTCACTAGTCCTCTATAATTATTTTGAGCTTTTCCAGCAGAAACTCCTTTCGAAATAATTACACTTTTAGTCCCTTTTCCTAAATGAATCATCTTTGTTCCAGTGTCTGCTTGCTGTAAATTTCTCGTAAGAGCTAATGAATAAAATTCTCCAATAGAAAAATCGCCTTTCAAAATACAAGATGGATATTTCCAAGTAATAGAAGATCCTGTTTCTACTTGTATCCAAGATATTTTAGCTTTTTTTTCACATAATCCACGTTTTGTAACAAAATTGAAAATTCCTCCAACTCCATTTTTATCTCCTGGATACCAATTTTGAACCGTTGAATATTTAATTTCAGAACCTTCTAAAGCAATAATTTCTACAACTGCTGCATGTAATTGATTCTCTATTCTCATAGGAGCTGTACATCCTTCTAAATAACTGACAAAAGAGTCTTTATCGGCTATAATTAAAGTTCTTTCAAATTGACCTGTTTTATTTTCGTTAATACGAAAATAGGTAGATAATTCCATAGGACAACGAATACCTTTTGGTATATAACAAAATGAACCATCTGAAAAAACGGCAGAGTTTAAAGCTGCATAAAAATTGTCTTTCTTAGACACTACTGATCCTAAATATTTTTTTACAATATCAGGATATTTTTTTAAGGCTTCATTAATTGAACAGAATAAAATTCCTTTATTTTTCAATTTTTCTTGAAATGTAGTTATTAAAGATACAGAGTCTAATACAACATCTGTTGCTACTTTAGAAAAATTTTTTTTTTCTTTGATAGATATTCCTAATTTATTAAATGTTTCTAATAATTCTTGATCTACTTTATCTAAATTATTTAGATCTATTTTTTTTTTAGGAGCAGAATAATAACTTATATTTTGATAATTAGGTTTATCATATTTAATATTTGCCCATTCTGGTTCTTTCATTTTTTTCCAAATAGAATAGGATTCTAATCTCCAATTTAACATCCATTTTGGTTCTTCTTTTTTTTCCGATATATTTCGGATAACACTTTCATTTAACCCTTCTGGAATTTTATCAGAATCTATTTTTGTATAAAATCCATATTTATATTCAGAACGAACAAAATCTTCTAATATCTTGTTATTATTATTTTTTTTCATGATTTTATTATGATGAGAAACTTTTTCCGCATCCACAAGTATGTTTAGCCTTAGGATTTATAAAATAGAACCCTTTTCCATTTAATCCACCTGAATATTCTAAAGTTGTTCCTTCTAGATATGGAAAGCTATTCTCATCCACTAATATTTTCATTTCTTCATGTTGAAACAGTTTATCTTCTTTCTTTTTTTTTTGATCAAAAGTAAGTTCATAAGATAAACTAGAACATCCTCCTCCTTTTTTAACTCCTAGTCTAACAAAAGAATTATTTTTAGAAAGTCCTTCTTCTTTCATCAAAGAAAATAATTTATTTTTAGCTTGATCAGATATAAAAACCATAATATTTATATTTTTTTGAAAAAAATTTTTGTTAATCCTTCTTTTATACCCCACTTTTCTGACATACCAGCATTAATCTCTAATACATATTTAACCGTAGTAGTAGGGTCGTTACTACGAACTAATTCTATATTATCCTCCATAGGAGAGACATACTTATGTACAAAAATAACAGTATTCATATTATTAATATAAACAATATCTAAAGGAATACGCATATTTTTCATATCCAATTTTTTGATTTCTTCTTTGTTTTCTAAAATAAATAACATTCCTCTATTTTCTCTCATAGACGAACGATATCTAAGTCCATTTTTTTTTTCTATAGGACTTTTAGCTAATTCTATTTCTATTTTTTTGATAGGAAGATAACTTGTATTTTTTATATACAAACATCCATGTTTTATAAATTCAATTTCCAATTTATCTCCTATATTAAATAGATGATCTTCTTCTTCTATTCTATTATGAGAAGAATGTAAAAATAAAAAAATCGTAAAAATTAATAAGAATTTATTCTTTTTCATGAAAAAAATATTCCCTTTTTTTTGAAAAAAAAAGAAGAATTAATCCAAAAATAATATAAGGTATACTTAATAATTGCCCAGTATTTAAAGAAAATAAATGAATCATCTCATCTCCTTGTGGTTCTTTTATAAATTCTAATAAAAAACGAATAGACCAAAGAAAAACAAAAAAAATTCCAGATATATATCCAACAATTTCTTTTTCTTCATTCCTTTTTTTATTTTTATTATAAAAAAACCATAAAAATAAAAAAAGGAAAAAATAGCTAACAGATTCATAAATTTGAGTAGGGTGTCTAGGGACTACCTCTCCATAGTCTGTATCCATTTGAACAAATTTAACGGCCCAAGGATACGAAGATGGTTTTCCTACAATTTCAGAATTAAAAAAATTACCTATTCGTATAAAAGAAGCAGACAAAGCTGCTATAATACATATTCTATCAAAAATCCATAAAAATGATTTATTTTTCAGGACATTTTTACTATAAAGGAAACTAGAGAAGGCTATTCCAATAGTAGCCCCATGACTAGATAGACCTTTATAACCAATAAATTTATAACCTTTAATGATTCCACCCAATAACGAACTATGAATGTTTTCTTTAACAGGAAATATAGCCTCTATCCAATGATTGGAAAAATATGAAAAATCATAAAAAAAAACCTGTCCTAATCTAGAACCTAAAACAGTTCCTATAACTGTATGAATTAATAAAGAATCTATATATTTTGGATGAATTTTCTCTATTTTATAAATATATTTTATAATGGACCTTCCCGTTAAAAAAGAAATGACAAACATTAAACTATAAACATGTATAGTTACCCTATTCCATAAAATAAACTTAGTAATTGGATCCCAATTAATATAATTGAATAACATAAATGAATAATTTTATTATATATAATATATCATGAAACAGGATCATATCCTGATTTTCCAAAAGGATGACATCTTAAAATTCTTTTAATAATCATAAAACTTGCTCTATAAAAATTATATTTTTTTAAAGATTGAATAGTGTATTCCGAACATGTAGGTATATATCTACAATTTTTTCCTATCCATGGAGATATACCTATTTGATATAATAAAATTATTTTCAATAACAATTTATTGAAAGTTTTCATTGATTTTTTTTCTAATAAAATTTAAAGAAGAACCATAAGTAAACCATTCTATTTCTCTTAAATTATAAGAATGTTGTACAATAATAATTTCTTTTTTTCCATTTTTATGAACTAATTCTACGTTAATATTTTTTTTAGGATAAAAATTTTTTATATAAAAATGTAGAGTATCATCTTCTTTAATCTTGTGATAATCAGAATTTTTTAAAAAATTTACAGCTAAAATTCCTTGTTTTTTTAAATTAACTTCATGAATTCTAGAAAAAGATTTAGCAAGAACTATACGAACTCCTAAATAACGAGGCTCCATAGCTGCATGTTCTCTTGAAGAACCTTCTCCATAATTTTCTTCTCCAACAATTATAGTTGGTATTTTTTTGTATTTATAAAATTTTGCAACATTAGGTACAGTTCCATAATTTCCGGTTAACACATTTTTTATGTGATTAATTTTATTATTAAATGAATTAATAGCTCCAATTAATAAATTTTCAGAAATGTTTTCAATATGACCTCTATATTGAAGCCATGGACCCGCCATAGATATATGATCTGTAGTACATTTTCCTTTTACTTTAATCAGTAATCTAACGTTCAATAAATCTTTTTTATCCCAAGGAGAAAATAAAGATAACATTTGCAAACGTTTTGAATGAGGATCTATTTTTAAAGAGGCATTTATCCCTGTTCCTATAGATTCTTCATATCCTAATTCTTTTAAACTAAAATTTTTTTTCGAAGAAGGATTTTTTATATATAATTTTGGTTCTTCTAATTTAACATATTTTCCTTCTTCATTTTTTAAATGATCTTTTCTAGGATCAAAGGTTAAATATCCAGAAATGCTCAAAGCAGTAACAATTTCTGGTGAAGCTATAAAAGCATATGTTTCCGGATTTCCATCATTACGGGATGAAAAATTTCTATTAAAAGAATGAATAATCGTATTTTTTTTGTAATCCCCTTTTCTTATCCATTGTCCAATACAAGGACCACAAGCATTAGAAAATATTTTAGCTCCTATACTTTTAAAGAGTGAAATTAAACCATCTTTTTCTATAAGATGATAAACTCTATAGGATCCTGGTGTTATCAAATATTCAGAAGATACCTTTAATTTTTTCTTTTTAGCTTGTTGAATAATAGATGCAGCTTTTGATAGGTCTTCATAAGAAGAGTTTGTGCAAGAACCTATTAATCCTGCTTCTATTTTAATTGGCCAATTATTTTTTTCTGCTTCTTTTTTCATATGAGAAATAGGTATACTCCTATCAGGAGTAAAAGGACCATTAATATGCGGTTCTAATACATTAAGATTTATTTCTATTAATTTATCATAATAAATCCATGGTTTTTGATAAACCTCTATATCCGCTTTCAAAAAATTATTTATTTTATTATTTGATATTTCTTCCGAAATTTCTTTTCTTCCACTTTCTTCTAGAAATTCTTTCATTTTTGTATCATATGGAAATAAAGAAGATGTTGCTCCAATTTCAGCGCCCATATTACATATAGTAGCTTTTCCTGTACAAGAAAGGTTTTCTATTCCTTCACCAAAATATTCGATAATGCAACCTTTAGCTCCTTTTCCTCCCATAATTCCAGATAGCTTTAATATAATATCTTTAGGAGAGGTCCATCCATTTAACTTTCCTTTCAATAAAACTCCGATAATTTTAGGAATTTTTAACTCTAAATAATATCCAGACATAACTTCTACTGCTTCTAATCCTCCTACTCCTATCGCTAACATTCCTAAACCTCCAGCATTAGGAGTATGAGAATCTGTTCCTATCATCATTCCTCCAGGAAATGCATAATTTTCTAAAATAATTTGATGGATAATCCCTGATCCAGGTTTCCAAAAACCTATTCCGTATTTATGAGATGCAGATAATAAAAAATTATAAATTTCTTTATTATCTTGGATAGATTTTTCTAAATCTAGTAATTTTCCTTCCTTTGCTTTAATAAGATGATCGCAATGGATAGTAGTAGGAATAATTGTTTTATTTTTTCCAGTAAGCATAAACTGGAGTATTGTCATTTGAGCTGTAGCATCTTGCATAGCTAAACGATCCGGTAAAAATTTCAGATAAGATTCATTTACATGAATTTTACTACTATATTTATAGTCTATAAATTTTTCTTCTAATAAATGAGAATATAGTATTTTTTCAGAAAATGTCATAGGACGTCTTATTTTATTTCTGATTTTATTAAATCTCAATTTTAAATTAGAATAAAAATTTAAAATTTTGTCAAAATCAAATAACATAATACAGTTTTTTATTACATTATACTATATATAAATTTAATAATTATATTTCTTGATTTAGAAAATTTCTCACTTCTTTGTAAAAATCTATTTTATTATCTATATGTATCCAATGTTTTGCTTTTTTTATCAGAATGATTTTTGCTTTAGTAAACAACTTTTTTATGAAAAAAAAATCTTCAATTAGAAGATAATTTGAATATTCACCACGTAAAAAAAGAGTAGGACCATTAAAAATTCCATTTTTTAATTCTTTATTAATTAAACAGGAATAATTATTTTCAATTCCAACTAGAAAAAAACGAAAAGCTAATTTTCCATTTTTTTTTCTATAAGTACATTTAGAAAAAAATGATCTAGTTTCTTTATCTGGAATAAACGGATTTAAGAATTCTTCAAGTTCTATCCGTTTTTGAATACAATTGAAATCTACACTTTTTAATACTTGAATAACATTTT from Blattabacterium cuenoti includes the following:
- a CDS encoding HesB/IscA family protein, encoding MVFISDQAKNKLFSLMKEEGLSKNNSFVRLGVKKGGGCSSLSYELTFDQKKKKEDKLFQHEEMKILVDENSFPYLEGTTLEYSGGLNGKGFYFINPKAKHTCGCGKSFSS
- the sufC gene encoding Fe-S cluster assembly ATPase SufC; the encoded protein is MLNIENLHVSIKEKKIIKGINLKINPGEIHVIMGPNGSGKSTLASVIAGKKEYHITDGNIFFQDKNLINISPDKRAHLGIFLSFQNPVEIPGISVINFIKTAIDSSRKARGLEKMSSKEILLRMKNKAELLNIEKDFFYRSLNEGFSGGEKKRNEIFQMAMFDPLLSIFDEVDSGLDIDSLRIVAKAINTLKNEKNSMIIITHYKRLLDYLYSDYILHILYDGKIVQSGDKKLSDKLEKKGYEWIKNQENNFLN
- the sufB gene encoding Fe-S cluster assembly protein SufB, whose product is MKKNNNNKILEDFVRSEYKYGFYTKIDSDKIPEGLNESVIRNISEKKEEPKWMLNWRLESYSIWKKMKEPEWANIKYDKPNYQNISYYSAPKKKIDLNNLDKVDQELLETFNKLGISIKEKKNFSKVATDVVLDSVSLITTFQEKLKNKGILFCSINEALKKYPDIVKKYLGSVVSKKDNFYAALNSAVFSDGSFCYIPKGIRCPMELSTYFRINENKTGQFERTLIIADKDSFVSYLEGCTAPMRIENQLHAAVVEIIALEGSEIKYSTVQNWYPGDKNGVGGIFNFVTKRGLCEKKAKISWIQVETGSSITWKYPSCILKGDFSIGEFYSLALTRNLQQADTGTKMIHLGKGTKSVIISKGVSAGKAQNNYRGLVKITDKAIKSRNFSQCDSLLIGNQCGAHTFPYIDVNNSTSKVEHEATTSKIGKDQIFYCNQRGIDIEKAISLIVHGFSNEILKKLPMEFAVEAQKLLEVSLEGSVG
- the yidD gene encoding membrane protein insertion efficiency factor YidD, encoding MKTFNKLLLKIILLYQIGISPWIGKNCRYIPTCSEYTIQSLKKYNFYRASFMIIKRILRCHPFGKSGYDPVS
- the rpmA gene encoding 50S ribosomal protein L27, which encodes MAHKKGSGSSRNGRDSKGRRLGIKIYGFQDVKSGNIIVRQRGTKHHPGKNVGIGKDHTLYSMKNGFVVFKKGKKNKSIVSVFEKKDKINKKKAG
- the rplU gene encoding 50S ribosomal protein L21, translating into MIYAIVNIKGIQFKLIENKYVYVPRLSTTSSKIGDKIFFDQVFFFYKNGSYKIGYPILKNIKVEVEILQHLKGDKIIIFKKKRRKGYKVKKGFRHFFTKIKVISFLDK
- a CDS encoding ribosome-binding factor A, with protein sequence MKMIGEDSIKNKKLSSIFYMEIAEILLKYNRNKNFLVTLTKVSVSNTLIKVYISIYPFMDKIFFQKIRSQSFSYRKELSKRLRYRVKKIPKLYFFLEKNDQNLG
- the lgt gene encoding prolipoprotein diacylglyceryl transferase, with the translated sequence MLFNYINWDPITKFILWNRVTIHVYSLMFVISFLTGRSIIKYIYKIEKIHPKYIDSLLIHTVIGTVLGSRLGQVFFYDFSYFSNHWIEAIFPVKENIHSSLLGGIIKGYKFIGYKGLSSHGATIGIAFSSFLYSKNVLKNKSFLWIFDRICIIAALSASFIRIGNFFNSEIVGKPSSYPWAVKFVQMDTDYGEVVPRHPTQIYESVSYFFLFLFLWFFYNKNKKRNEEKEIVGYISGIFFVFLWSIRFLLEFIKEPQGDEMIHLFSLNTGQLLSIPYIIFGLILLFFSKKREYFFHEKE
- a CDS encoding DUF192 domain-containing protein produces the protein MKKNKFLLIFTIFLFLHSSHNRIEEEDHLFNIGDKLEIEFIKHGCLYIKNTSYLPIKKIEIELAKSPIEKKNGLRYRSSMRENRGMLFILENKEEIKKLDMKNMRIPLDIVYINNMNTVIFVHKYVSPMEDNIELVRSNDPTTTVKYVLEINAGMSEKWGIKEGLTKIFFKKI
- a CDS encoding aminotransferase class V-fold PLP-dependent enzyme; its protein translation is MFSQKTIQKIRSQFPILEKKVYSYPLVYIDNAATTQKPIQVIQSSESYYSTINANIHRGLHFLSQKATYNVENVRKKIQNFIQAKSSSEIIFTKGTTESINLVASSIEIKKGDEIIISYLEHHSNIVPWQIICDKKEANLKIIPINNDGFLQLDYFEFLISERTKIVSISHISNVLGIINPVKKIISKSHEYGALVLIDGAQVPSNLELNVQDLDVDFYAFSAHKMYGPTGIGVLYGKKEILENIEPYQSGGEMIKNVSFEKTTYSNLPFKFEAGTPNIEGIIVWGTAIDFVEKIGVKNIQFYKEELLKYAIQRLSCIDGIKLYGGNDYRKRSGIISFNLSKLHCFDVGSILDRLGIAVRTGHLCAQPLMNFFHVEGMVRVSFSVYNTFKEIDYLFNSLLKVKKILL
- a CDS encoding SufB/SufD family protein; the encoded protein is MLLKDRIITFLSKFYDKKTKNKSSYISDLKYKSVEIFRKKGFPSITDEEWINTDIDSILNQDYYILSKEEKENREESFQIKKGIEKFIFNMKNSFLIVFIDGKYHSIFKNENEKKNMIISDINKSKEDDVIKKFYGKLSNPDETFNILNTILSNNGVYIYIPNNLFLREPIEILHVYTGKMSGIMLNPRILMIVGEYSSIQIIEHHKCLKKHLLFSNYVSEIYALPNSKIEYYKIQDKIEGVSLIENTFIKQKKRSKCKVYTFSFQGNFIRNNLNFYSHGEETVSYLYGISLLSGRQQLIDNHTFIEHSFSNSNSFQLYKNILWNQSKGIFNGKILIKELTKEINAFQKNNNIIFSDEACMYAKPQLKIFSDHVKCSHGCTIGSFHEKDLFYCQSRGISEKESKILLLLSFLEEVLKTIKILKLRKEVYEKMKNKLGIHL
- a CDS encoding ribonuclease Z translates to MKKSSLTILGCHSSIPTEKFHPTAQILEMKGYFFLIDCGEGTQVQLRKAKIKFNKIVNIFISHLHGDHFFGLIGLLSTFHLLGREKSVNIYAPKGLKEIIDVHFKWSYTKLKFCIYYIELSSDKLEKIMETEKIEVYTIPLKHRIYTNGFLFKEKPCNRKLNMKEIKKISDIGISDYRNLQLGKNFTTKFGKIIPNNQLTFDPPKILSYAFCSDTSYYLSVVEKIKYVDLLYHESTFLKKEEKRAIKTGHSTASQAAYIAKNSKVKKLLLGHYSNRFPNIKEFEEEAKEIFHNVEASEALKTYYLDGETII